A stretch of the Chelonoidis abingdonii isolate Lonesome George chromosome 11, CheloAbing_2.0, whole genome shotgun sequence genome encodes the following:
- the LOC116817286 gene encoding adiponectin receptor protein 2-like translates to MGRMEEFVFKVWEGRWRVIPYDVLPDWLKDNDFLLHGHRPPMPSFRACFRSIFRLHTETGNIWTHLIGFLFFLILGIGYLFSPNVNYVAPVQERVVFGMFFLGATLCLCFSWLFHTVYCHSERVSRTFSKLDYSGITLLIVGSFVPWLYYSFYCSPQPQLIYLVIVCALGVTAITVSQSDHFSTPQYRAVRAGVFLGLGLSGLVPTLHFLLAEGPVRAARAGQVGWLFLMALLYILGAALYAARVPERFFPGKCDIWFNSHQIFHVLVVAGAGVHLHGVSQLQAFRSSLGGTCTESTVL, encoded by the exons ATGGGGCGGATGGAGGAGTTTGTCTTTAAG GTGTGGGAGGGGCGCTGGAGGGTCATCCCCTACGACGTGCTGCCCGATTGGCTGAAGGACAACGACTTCCTTCTCCACGGGCACCGCCCGCCCATGCCCTCCTTCCGCGCCTGCTTCCGCAGCATCTTCCGCCTGCACACCGAGACCGGCAACATCTGGACACACCTCATCG gcttcctcttcttcctcatcttgGGCATTGGCTACCTGTTCAGCCCCAACGTGAATTACGTGGCCCCTGTCCAGGAGCGTGTCGTCTTCGGGATGTTCTTCCTGGGGGCCACCCTctgcctctgcttctcctggctcttccacaCGGTGTACTGCCACTCGGAGAGAGTGTCCCGCACCTTTTCCAA GCTGGATTACTCGGGCATCACGCTGCTGATCGTGGGCAGCTTCGTGCCCTGGCTGTACTACTCCTTCTACTgctcgccccagccccagctcatctaCCTCGTCATCGTCTGCGCGCTGGGTGTCACGGCCATCACGGTGTCCCagtcagaccatttctccacgcCCCAGTACCGCGCTGTGCGGGCAG GCGTgttcctggggctggggctgagcggGCTGGTGCCCACCCTGCACTTCCTGCTGGCCGAGGGGCCGGTGAGGGCGGCGAGGGCCGGGCAGGTGGGCTGGCTCTTCCTCATGGCACTGCTCTACATCCTGGGCGCGGCACTGTACGCCGCCCGCGTGCCCGAGCGCTTCTTCCCCGGCAAGTGCGACATCTGG TTCAACTCCCACCAGATCTTCCATGTGCTGGTGGTGGCGGGCGCCGGCGTCCACCTCCACGGGGTCTCCCAGCTCCAGGCCTTCCGCTCCTCACTCGGGGGCACCTGCACCGAGAGCACTGTGCTGTGA
- the LOC116817297 gene encoding rho guanine nucleotide exchange factor 3-like, with protein sequence MLTLAILPEAELREIFGTLDSLAPLHEDLLGRLMGLRQEDGTVPELGPTLLDWLPRLQAYESYCCHQVWAKAQLDRRKREPAVGEFLRLCQESAFSRKLELWSFLDLPRSRLVKYPLLLREVLRQTPLEHPDHGALQRAVALAQDLVGLINRKTGEAECRYYQQRLSYPDGTPRHPGIDRSNLLLCHGELRNSKGQRLHVFLFQEALVLTRPILQGEQIMFQVQGRPMPVGQLEVQDLPDGGARLGGALRERGRCPPGLLGFL encoded by the exons ATGCTGACGCTGGCCATCCTGCCCGAGGCCGAGCTGCGCGAGATCTTTGGGACCCTGGATTCCCTGGCCCCACTGCACGAAG ACTTGCTGGGGCGGCTGATGGGTCTGAGGCAGGAGGATGGGACGGTGCCTGAGCTGGGACCCACCCTGCTGGACTGG CTGCCCAGGTTGCAGGCCTACGAATCCTACTGCTGCCACCAGGTGTGGGCCAAGGCGCAGCTGGACCGGCGCAAGCGGGAGCCGGCAGTGGGGGAATTCCTGCGCCTGTGCCAGGAGTCGGCCTTCAGCCGCAAGCTGGAGCTCTGGAGCTTCCTGGACCTGCCCCGCAGCCGCCTGGTCAAGTACCCCCTGCTGCTGCGGGAGGTGCTGCGCCAGACACCCCTCGAGCACCCCGACCACGGGGCCCTGCAGCGGGCG gtggcaCTGGCCCAGGACCTGGTGGGGCTGATCAACAGGAAGACGGGGGAGGCCGAGTGCCGCTACTACCAGCAACGGCTGAGCTACCCCGACGGGACGCCCCGGCACCCCGGCATTGACCGCTCCAACCTGCTGCTCTGCCACGGGGAGCTCCGCAACAGCAAGGGGCAG agGCTGCACGTGTTCCTGTTCCAGGAGGCGCTGGTGCTGACCCGGCCCATCCTGCAGGGTGAGCAGATCATGTTCCAGGTCCAGGGCCGCCCCATGCCCGTTGGCCAGCTGGAGGTGCAGGACCTGCCTGACGGGGGGGCCCGGCTCGGGGGGGCCCTACGTGAGCGCGGTAGGTGCCCTCCTGGTCTCTTGGGATTCCTGTGA
- the LOC116817287 gene encoding uncharacterized protein LOC116817287, giving the protein MQGAALTPCCPQAAGGITVGLGVTETLVKECQEEACIPPSLAAQAQPVGTISYTYEDQRGIFPECQFVFDLELPEEFEPRVGDGEMQEFYLLDLDEVKDAIISGDFKPNCALVALDFLIRHGHIQPDHEPHYTELVEGLHQSQ; this is encoded by the exons ATGCAGGGTGCTGCCCTCACTCCCTGCTGTCCCCAGGCAGCGGGGGGCATcacggtggggctgggggtgacgGAGACGCTGGTGAAGGAGTGCCAGGAGGAGGCCTGCATCCCccccagcctggcagcccaggcaCAGCCGGTGGGCACCATCAG ctacACTTATGAGGACCAGCGGGGCATCTTCCCCGAGTGCCAGTTTGTTTTTGACCTGGAGCTGCCCGAGGAGTTCGAGCCCCGCGTGGGTGACGGGGAGATGCAGGAGTTTTACCTGCTGGACCTGGATGAG GTGAAGGATGCCATCATATCAGGTGACTTCAAACCCAACTGTGCGCTGGTCGCCCTGGATTTCCTCATCCGACACGGACACATCCAGCCGGATCACG agccccactACACTGAGCTGGTCGAGGGGCTACACCAGAGCCAGTAA